One Tunturibacter gelidoferens genomic region harbors:
- the mgrA gene encoding L-glyceraldehyde 3-phosphate reductase → MSYIPDGKRYDGAVFRRCGRSGIVLPPVSLGLWQNFGGVDVFETGRAVIRRAFDRGVTHFDLANNYGPPYGSAEENFGHILRKDFRDHRNELVISSKAGWDMWPGPYGVGGSRKYLLASLDESLGRMGLEYVDIFYSHRPTMDVPLEETMSALVQAVRQGKALYVGISSYSPERTREAAQILKSEGVPLLIHQPSYSMLNRWVEEDLLGTLEKLGVGCIAFSPLAQGLLTNKYLNGIPENSRAKGGLWFQKEFLSEENLARVRALNEIASGRGQTLAQMAISWVLRDKRVTSALIGAHNVEQLDNSLDAVNKLQFTDSELNEIDRYAQEGSIDLWRNAREGAA, encoded by the coding sequence ATGAGTTATATACCTGATGGGAAGAGGTATGACGGAGCGGTGTTTCGGCGGTGCGGGCGATCTGGGATCGTGTTGCCGCCGGTATCGCTTGGGCTGTGGCAGAACTTCGGCGGCGTCGACGTTTTCGAGACCGGACGGGCAGTGATCCGGCGAGCGTTCGACAGGGGCGTGACACACTTCGACTTAGCCAACAACTATGGCCCACCGTATGGGTCGGCCGAGGAAAACTTTGGGCATATTCTGCGGAAGGACTTTCGCGACCACAGGAATGAACTCGTGATCTCGTCGAAAGCAGGATGGGATATGTGGCCTGGGCCCTACGGCGTGGGCGGCTCGCGCAAGTATCTGCTTGCGTCCCTGGACGAAAGCCTGGGGCGCATGGGGCTCGAGTACGTCGACATTTTCTACTCGCACCGGCCGACAATGGATGTTCCCCTTGAAGAAACCATGAGCGCGCTGGTGCAGGCGGTGCGGCAAGGCAAGGCTTTGTATGTGGGCATTTCGTCGTACAGTCCGGAGCGGACGCGCGAAGCAGCACAGATTTTGAAGAGCGAAGGAGTCCCGCTGCTGATTCATCAGCCGTCGTACTCGATGCTGAACCGCTGGGTGGAGGAGGATCTGCTGGGCACGCTGGAGAAACTAGGCGTGGGCTGCATTGCGTTTTCTCCGCTAGCCCAGGGACTGCTGACGAACAAGTATCTCAACGGGATCCCCGAAAATTCGCGCGCAAAGGGCGGCCTCTGGTTTCAGAAGGAGTTCTTGAGTGAGGAAAATCTTGCACGAGTGCGAGCGCTGAACGAAATTGCGAGTGGGCGCGGGCAGACGCTGGCGCAGATGGCGATCTCGTGGGTACTGCGTGACAAACGCGTAACCTCGGCGCTGATCGGAGCGCACAATGTGGAGCAGCTCGATAACTCGCTCGATGCGGTGAATAAGCTCCAGTTCACGGATTCAGAGCTGAATGAGATTGATCGCTATGCACAAGAAGGGTCCATTGACCTTTGGAGAAATGCCCGAGAGGGGGCGGCGTAG
- a CDS encoding cupin domain-containing protein, with protein MQHQSIRVVRSAQFDSATAQTPGSQRFAAVHAGAGIESPMWGGLFSVEPGARTGIHHHGEQHTIAYVLSGYSYVRWGDRGEFDAILQAGDFLYVPAWLPHQEINPSSDASFQWIVVRSTSEPVVVNLHDDFWDDINLSPTHLRVDD; from the coding sequence ATGCAACATCAATCTATTCGTGTAGTCCGTTCAGCGCAGTTCGACTCTGCGACTGCTCAAACGCCCGGATCACAGCGCTTTGCTGCTGTCCATGCAGGGGCCGGCATAGAGTCGCCTATGTGGGGAGGTCTCTTCTCCGTCGAGCCTGGAGCCCGCACCGGAATACATCATCATGGAGAGCAGCACACGATCGCCTATGTCCTCAGCGGCTATTCTTACGTTCGCTGGGGCGACCGAGGGGAGTTTGACGCCATTCTGCAAGCAGGCGATTTTCTCTATGTCCCGGCGTGGCTTCCTCACCAGGAAATTAATCCTTCGAGCGACGCCTCCTTCCAATGGATTGTAGTCCGCAGCACTTCCGAACCCGTCGTTGTGAATCTGCACGATGACTTCTGGGATGACATCAACTTGAGTCCCACGCATTTGCGCGTTGACGACTAA
- a CDS encoding NAD(P)-dependent oxidoreductase, translating to MPISKLSKRTVKIGFIGLGLMGSRLTQRLHSSGWNIQAWNRSSEPARAMSQKGIGIAPSLVKLVADSDVVLSCLANDTAVHSVYCDSAGIFSAAKPGTILLEMSTISPQLSHLLHQEASNQDVRLLDLAISGSTPAVEAGTVTLFAGGDRNTFEQCTPIYESIAKQWFLVGGGSSGVQMKLIVNLLLGVEMQAIAEAVSLGEHLQLNRNVLLDVLSKTAVIPPAFVGKFQKIKNNDYSPEFPLRLMSKDMDLVMETAGTAGANLPVAGVAQSVLTSNLPSNGDLDLAAITPFVIGHGTRS from the coding sequence ATGCCAATAAGCAAACTCAGTAAACGCACAGTCAAAATTGGATTTATCGGCCTGGGACTTATGGGAAGCCGACTGACGCAACGCTTGCATTCATCAGGCTGGAATATTCAGGCATGGAATCGCAGTTCAGAGCCGGCAAGAGCGATGAGTCAAAAAGGTATAGGGATCGCGCCATCGCTTGTGAAGCTTGTGGCCGATTCGGATGTGGTCCTTTCCTGCCTGGCCAATGATACGGCTGTTCACTCGGTGTATTGCGACAGTGCGGGTATTTTCTCCGCGGCAAAGCCAGGCACCATCCTTCTTGAAATGAGCACCATCTCGCCGCAACTATCGCACCTTCTGCATCAGGAGGCTTCCAACCAAGACGTCAGGCTTCTCGACCTAGCTATCTCTGGATCAACGCCGGCAGTCGAGGCCGGAACGGTCACACTGTTTGCAGGCGGGGACCGGAATACCTTCGAGCAATGCACTCCCATTTACGAGTCCATTGCCAAGCAGTGGTTCTTAGTCGGGGGCGGTTCTTCTGGGGTTCAAATGAAACTGATCGTCAACCTCCTTCTCGGCGTCGAAATGCAGGCCATCGCGGAAGCAGTGTCGCTGGGTGAGCATCTTCAATTGAATAGGAACGTTCTGCTCGATGTCCTATCCAAGACGGCAGTCATACCTCCGGCGTTTGTAGGGAAGTTCCAGAAGATAAAGAACAACGACTACTCGCCGGAATTTCCGTTGCGGCTGATGAGCAAAGACATGGATCTGGTCATGGAGACAGCCGGAACCGCGGGGGCCAATTTGCCCGTGGCAGGCGTTGCCCAGTCCGTACTTACCTCCAATCTCCCCTCAAATGGCGACTTGGACCTGGCTGCTATTACCCCGTTTGTCATCGGTCACGGAACGAGAAGTTAG
- a CDS encoding Tn3 family transposase gives MILVCVRWYCKYGITYRDLAEMMQERGVEVDASTIFRRAISYVNSGKFRVKTEAEQQIWNECSRLTASAIIYYNTLLLSRVYEQKLPAGDLEAIRILKSTSPVAWRNINLIGKFDFTSSSPVDIEALAARYQNEDFWRRSMTEGDEDGPQ, from the coding sequence ATCATCCTGGTATGCGTGCGGTGGTATTGCAAGTACGGCATCACGTATCGCGATCTCGCGGAGATGATGCAAGAGCGCGGAGTTGAGGTCGACGCCTCGACGATCTTCCGGCGAGCGATCTCCTACGTCAACTCCGGCAAGTTCCGCGTGAAAACCGAAGCGGAGCAGCAAATCTGGAACGAGTGTTCCCGTCTCACCGCCAGCGCCATCATCTACTACAACACCCTTCTCCTATCACGGGTATACGAGCAAAAGCTGCCGGCGGGCGATCTCGAAGCCATCAGAATCCTCAAAAGCACCTCGCCCGTCGCCTGGCGCAACATCAATCTGATCGGCAAGTTCGACTTCACTAGCTCATCGCCGGTCGACATCGAAGCCCTAGCAGCCCGCTATCAAAACGAAGACTTCTGGCGCCGCTCCATGACCGAAGGAGATGAGGACGGACCGCAATAG
- a CDS encoding helix-turn-helix transcriptional regulator has protein sequence MRALRANMGVTPHRYLMDQRLQQAKALLRLDSRTIAEVATEIGFVNAGHFARAFKRHLGVSPTEWQRQS, from the coding sequence ATGCGTGCCTTGCGTGCAAACATGGGAGTCACTCCTCACCGCTACCTTATGGATCAACGGTTACAACAAGCTAAAGCTCTCCTGCGTTTGGATAGCCGGACGATTGCCGAGGTCGCCACTGAAATCGGTTTCGTAAATGCAGGTCATTTCGCCCGTGCATTCAAACGACACCTTGGCGTCAGTCCAACCGAATGGCAACGCCAGAGCTGA
- a CDS encoding helix-turn-helix domain-containing protein, which translates to MPKKYRSDVMAAIHETATDLYKVDGMDRKTMRKFDVLCLTPIQEMTPKKIRALRAREKASQTVFAAYLNVTPSLVSKWERGEKHPQGTSLKLLTLVEKRGLEVIA; encoded by the coding sequence ATGCCAAAGAAATATCGTAGCGACGTAATGGCGGCAATCCATGAAACCGCGACCGATCTGTACAAGGTTGACGGAATGGATCGGAAGACGATGCGCAAGTTCGATGTGCTGTGCCTCACTCCCATTCAGGAGATGACGCCGAAGAAGATTCGCGCCCTTCGCGCGCGCGAGAAAGCAAGCCAGACTGTCTTCGCGGCCTACCTGAACGTGACGCCGAGCCTGGTGAGCAAATGGGAGCGCGGCGAGAAGCATCCGCAGGGAACATCTCTCAAGCTACTCACCCTGGTTGAAAAGAGGGGCCTGGAGGTCATCGCCTAG
- a CDS encoding CocE/NonD family hydrolase yields MSFALSQTPKYPQLPSETPATVNIPVDLADYSRRTVMIPMRDGVRLNTIIVVPKTATPNHKAGIVLTRTPYSAEALTTNAQSTHLGSSLYGYDNATDVIVQGGYIRVIQDIRGKYGSEGDYVMNRPFLGPLNPTPVDHATDTYDTIDWLIKNVPESNQKVGIIGISYDGFTTLAALVNPHPALKVAVPMNPMVDGWRGDDWFHNGAFRQQNMSYIYEQDGSRANGYKWPTSNWDDYAMFMRAGSAEALAKERGLDQMGFWRKVLAHPAYDEFWQDQAVDKILAAQYAKQPPTFPIMLVHSLWDAEDIYGAMAVYKAIKPLDKNNMVSLTIGPWHHGGAIDDGTTLGQLKLPADPSYWWRQTVLGPYLASYLQDTPPANPKPIPPVTAYQTGANKWQGVPYWPLAKKTTKLYLHADGLLSLNEPTAAEVPSTAYVSDPAKPVPYRPRPSRTAGYEPDNGWANWLAQSQIEQSGRTDVAVFTSDVLTAPIAVAGEPIANLIAATSGTDSDWVVKLIDVYPDEVPGDPHMGGYQLMIAADIFRGRYRESLSTPHAIPANTPETYRFNLPNAYHVFIPGHRIMVQVQSSWFPLYDRNPQTFVPSIFLAQPSDYRPATQTIFHSTTQPTFIELPTLTNP; encoded by the coding sequence TTGTCCTTCGCCCTCTCCCAAACCCCCAAATACCCGCAACTCCCCTCAGAAACCCCCGCCACTGTCAACATCCCCGTAGACCTCGCCGACTATAGCCGTCGCACCGTCATGATCCCCATGCGCGACGGCGTCCGCCTCAACACCATCATCGTCGTCCCCAAAACCGCCACGCCCAACCACAAAGCCGGCATCGTCCTCACCCGCACCCCCTACTCCGCCGAGGCCCTCACCACCAACGCGCAGTCCACCCACCTCGGGTCCTCGCTCTACGGATACGACAACGCCACCGACGTCATCGTCCAGGGCGGCTACATCCGCGTCATTCAGGACATCCGCGGAAAATACGGCTCCGAAGGCGACTACGTCATGAACCGTCCCTTCCTCGGCCCCCTAAACCCCACTCCCGTCGACCACGCCACCGACACCTACGACACCATCGACTGGCTCATCAAAAACGTCCCCGAATCCAACCAGAAGGTCGGCATCATCGGCATCTCCTATGACGGCTTCACCACCCTCGCCGCCCTTGTCAACCCACACCCCGCCCTCAAAGTCGCCGTCCCAATGAACCCCATGGTCGACGGCTGGCGCGGCGACGACTGGTTCCACAACGGAGCCTTCCGCCAGCAAAACATGTCCTACATCTACGAGCAGGACGGCTCCCGCGCCAACGGCTACAAATGGCCCACCAGCAACTGGGACGACTACGCCATGTTCATGCGCGCCGGCTCCGCCGAAGCCCTCGCAAAGGAGCGCGGCCTCGACCAGATGGGCTTCTGGCGCAAAGTCCTCGCCCACCCCGCCTACGACGAGTTCTGGCAGGACCAAGCCGTTGACAAGATCCTCGCCGCCCAGTACGCCAAACAACCCCCAACCTTCCCCATCATGCTCGTCCACTCTCTCTGGGACGCTGAAGACATCTACGGCGCCATGGCCGTCTACAAGGCCATCAAACCCCTCGACAAAAACAACATGGTCTCCCTCACCATCGGCCCCTGGCACCACGGCGGAGCCATCGACGATGGCACTACCCTCGGCCAGCTCAAACTCCCCGCCGACCCAAGCTACTGGTGGCGACAGACCGTCCTCGGACCCTATCTCGCCAGCTACCTTCAGGACACCCCGCCCGCTAACCCAAAACCCATCCCGCCCGTTACCGCCTACCAGACAGGAGCCAACAAGTGGCAGGGCGTCCCGTACTGGCCCCTCGCCAAAAAAACCACCAAACTCTACCTCCACGCAGACGGCCTCCTCAGCCTCAATGAGCCCACCGCCGCCGAAGTCCCCTCCACCGCCTACGTCTCCGACCCCGCCAAACCCGTGCCCTACCGGCCCCGCCCCTCACGCACCGCCGGCTACGAGCCCGACAACGGCTGGGCCAACTGGCTCGCCCAGTCCCAGATCGAGCAGTCCGGACGCACCGATGTCGCCGTCTTCACCTCCGACGTCCTCACCGCCCCCATCGCCGTCGCCGGCGAGCCCATTGCCAACCTCATCGCCGCCACCTCCGGCACAGACTCCGACTGGGTCGTCAAGCTCATCGACGTCTACCCCGATGAAGTCCCCGGAGACCCACACATGGGCGGCTACCAGCTCATGATCGCCGCCGACATCTTCCGCGGCCGCTACCGCGAATCCCTCTCCACCCCCCACGCCATCCCCGCCAACACGCCCGAAACCTACCGTTTCAACCTGCCCAACGCCTACCACGTCTTCATCCCCGGCCATCGCATCATGGTCCAGGTCCAGTCCTCGTGGTTCCCCCTCTACGACCGCAACCCCCAGACCTTCGTCCCCAGCATCTTCCTCGCCCAACCCTCCGACTACCGCCCAGCCACCCAGACCATCTTCCACTCCACCACCCAACCCACCTTCATCGAGCTCCCCACCCTGACCAACCCCTAA
- a CDS encoding IS110 family transposase, whose amino-acid sequence MIEAIIERCAGIDVGKKFVVVCVMTGGAKDEPRTQIKKFGTIVSELQRLAEWLVAEGCTHAVMESTGSYYWKPVFNLLEACVHVILANAADVQNRRGHKTDPNDSRWLAHLLRHGMIRPSFIPPLAIRELRDLTRRRRQLIGENSRERNRVQKVLEDANVKLGDVLSDVFCVSGKLMLAALLDGQMTAEQIANLAKKKAREKIPQIVASVADHRLSGHQRFLIRHALRHLEFLDQEVEALNQEIRRRMEDPALAEAFHLLQSIPGIKEESAASILAEIGADMEQFPTAAQLSSWSGLCPANHESAGVKKSVRTNRGNVWLKTTLTQSAWAATNRRGSRLQSRYHALRTRCGNKRAIVALGHTLLKTIHAVLSAKMPYREDPAITRDDRNVERAQHHIRCLKKLGYNTFAVE is encoded by the coding sequence ATGATCGAAGCGATTATCGAGCGATGTGCCGGCATCGATGTTGGTAAGAAGTTCGTCGTGGTCTGCGTCATGACCGGCGGCGCAAAAGATGAACCCCGCACGCAGATCAAGAAGTTTGGCACGATTGTGAGCGAGCTTCAGCGGCTCGCCGAATGGCTGGTCGCTGAAGGTTGCACCCACGCCGTGATGGAGAGCACCGGAAGCTACTACTGGAAGCCGGTATTCAATCTGCTTGAGGCCTGCGTCCACGTGATCCTGGCGAACGCCGCGGACGTGCAAAATAGGCGTGGACACAAGACCGATCCTAACGATAGCCGATGGTTGGCCCATCTGCTTCGTCATGGCATGATCCGGCCAAGCTTCATCCCGCCGCTCGCAATTCGTGAACTGCGAGACCTTACGCGTCGGCGGAGGCAGCTGATCGGGGAGAACTCAAGGGAGCGGAACCGGGTTCAGAAGGTGCTTGAAGATGCGAACGTCAAACTTGGTGACGTGTTGTCAGACGTCTTCTGTGTGTCAGGCAAACTGATGCTCGCAGCGCTTCTCGATGGTCAAATGACCGCAGAGCAGATTGCCAATCTGGCCAAGAAGAAGGCCCGAGAGAAGATTCCGCAAATAGTGGCTTCTGTTGCCGATCATCGGTTGAGCGGCCATCAGCGGTTCCTCATTCGGCATGCGCTCCGTCATCTTGAGTTCCTGGACCAGGAGGTTGAGGCGCTCAATCAGGAGATCCGACGGCGCATGGAAGACCCAGCACTAGCCGAAGCGTTCCATCTGCTCCAGAGCATTCCAGGTATCAAGGAAGAATCCGCCGCCAGCATACTAGCCGAGATAGGCGCTGACATGGAACAGTTCCCTACAGCAGCGCAACTCAGCTCCTGGTCCGGGCTATGTCCGGCGAACCACGAGAGTGCGGGCGTCAAGAAGAGCGTTCGTACGAACCGGGGAAACGTCTGGCTCAAAACAACGCTGACGCAGAGCGCATGGGCCGCCACCAACCGAAGGGGATCGCGGCTGCAGTCACGCTACCACGCCTTGAGAACCCGCTGCGGAAACAAGCGGGCCATCGTGGCACTCGGACACACGCTCCTCAAGACCATCCACGCAGTTCTCTCAGCAAAGATGCCCTACCGAGAAGATCCTGCCATCACGCGGGACGACCGGAATGTCGAACGTGCTCAGCACCATATACGTTGCCTGAAGAAGCTCGGATACAACACGTTTGCCGTCGAGTAG
- a CDS encoding tyrosine-type recombinase/integrase gives MTGRWHDHRHTIIAELAENGAGEETIREIVGHVSKEVLRDYLHVRMKAKRDALEKIVTKSSEQKRS, from the coding sequence GTGACCGGCAGATGGCACGACCATCGCCATACGATCATCGCGGAGCTGGCAGAAAACGGAGCGGGTGAGGAGACCATTCGGGAAATTGTGGGCCATGTCTCGAAGGAAGTGCTCAGGGACTATCTCCACGTCCGGATGAAGGCCAAACGCGATGCGTTGGAGAAAATCGTGACGAAATCATCAGAACAAAAAAGATCCTGA
- a CDS encoding SNF2-related protein, with protein MAIKTAGLRPGAVVKVRSRRYLVENVEPPTDARWEQTLAELSCLEDDAQGEHLSVLWEREVDAQVLPQPDWGHLARKGFDAPHIFSAYLHALRWNLVTSTNPRLFQSPHRAGIQIMSYQLEPLKKALQMPRVNLFIADDVGLGKTIEAGLILREMIMRQKVKRILIACPASLVTQWQSEMEARFGLSFVIFDRDYLFNCRRERGYAINPWTTHSQFIVSHSLLRDEQYASPLRDWLKQHPSGSMLVLDEAHHAAPATSSVYAVDSQFTRGMRELTPLFEHRLFLSATPHNGHSNSFSALLAMLDPQRFIRGEQIKDPRLLDQVMVRRLKDELRELVPDLGLPKRDVVQHDISGLPEDAPDLALMRLLTQYRALRDKRLEGSRRSQQTAANLVITTLQKRLFSSIEAFNSTLRVHRKSMEKLAVEAESEVTAALLHA; from the coding sequence ATGGCAATCAAAACCGCAGGACTTCGGCCCGGCGCAGTAGTCAAGGTTCGCTCACGACGCTATCTGGTCGAGAACGTAGAGCCTCCAACGGACGCTAGGTGGGAGCAGACCCTGGCAGAACTCTCCTGCCTCGAAGACGACGCCCAAGGTGAGCACCTCTCCGTCCTCTGGGAACGTGAGGTCGACGCCCAGGTCCTGCCGCAACCTGACTGGGGACACCTTGCCCGTAAGGGGTTCGACGCACCGCACATCTTCTCCGCCTACCTTCACGCACTTCGCTGGAATCTCGTAACATCCACGAACCCGCGACTTTTCCAGTCTCCGCACCGCGCTGGCATCCAGATCATGTCCTACCAGCTGGAACCTCTGAAAAAGGCGCTTCAGATGCCGCGCGTCAACCTCTTCATCGCCGACGATGTCGGACTCGGCAAAACGATCGAAGCCGGCCTCATTCTTCGCGAAATGATCATGCGCCAGAAGGTGAAGCGCATCCTCATCGCATGCCCGGCCTCTCTTGTCACTCAGTGGCAAAGCGAAATGGAGGCTCGCTTCGGCTTGAGCTTCGTCATTTTCGACCGAGACTATCTTTTCAACTGCCGCCGGGAACGCGGTTACGCTATCAACCCGTGGACCACTCATTCGCAGTTCATCGTCTCCCACTCCCTCCTGCGCGACGAGCAATATGCCTCACCCCTGCGTGACTGGCTCAAACAGCACCCCTCCGGCTCCATGCTCGTTCTCGACGAAGCCCACCATGCCGCTCCGGCCACGTCGTCGGTCTATGCTGTCGACTCCCAGTTCACCCGTGGCATGCGCGAACTCACACCGCTTTTCGAGCATCGCCTTTTCCTTTCAGCTACTCCGCACAACGGCCACTCGAACAGCTTCTCGGCGCTCCTCGCCATGCTCGACCCCCAGCGCTTTATCCGCGGTGAACAGATCAAGGACCCTCGATTACTCGACCAAGTCATGGTCCGTCGCCTCAAAGATGAACTCCGCGAACTCGTTCCGGACCTCGGTCTGCCGAAGCGCGATGTAGTCCAGCACGATATTTCAGGACTGCCCGAAGATGCACCCGATCTCGCCTTGATGCGGCTCCTGACCCAGTACCGCGCCCTCCGGGACAAACGCCTCGAAGGCAGTCGTCGCTCGCAGCAGACCGCCGCGAACCTGGTCATCACGACTCTCCAAAAACGCCTCTTCTCCTCCATCGAGGCCTTTAACTCCACTCTGCGCGTCCATCGCAAGAGCATGGAGAAGCTTGCTGTTGAAGCCGAATCCGAAGTAACGGCGGCTCTCCTCCACGCCTGA
- a CDS encoding tyrosine-type recombinase/integrase: MLAVPDRSTLKGKRDYVILVLLVGCALRRNELAELDVETIQQREGRWVLADLEGKGRRIRTVAVPIWVEHGINACPMHS, encoded by the coding sequence CTGCTCGCTGTCCCCGACCGCTCGACGCTCAAGGGCAAACGCGACTACGTCATCCTGGTGCTTCTGGTTGGCTGCGCCCTGAGGCGGAACGAACTGGCCGAGCTTGATGTCGAGACCATCCAACAAAGGGAGGGGCGCTGGGTCCTGGCCGACCTTGAAGGGAAGGGAAGACGCATCCGCACCGTCGCCGTCCCCATCTGGGTCGAGCACGGCATCAACGCCTGTCCTATGCACTCGTGA
- a CDS encoding reverse transcriptase domain-containing protein produces MNYVLDADIQGFFDNLDKAWMIKFVEHRVADRRILQLIQKWLKAGVMEEGKWSDTETGTPQGSVISPLLANIYLHYVFDLWADVWRKKCARRGDRPPLCG; encoded by the coding sequence GTGAACTATGTGCTTGATGCCGACATCCAGGGCTTCTTCGATAATCTCGACAAAGCGTGGATGATCAAGTTCGTCGAGCACCGCGTCGCCGACCGCCGCATCCTGCAACTGATCCAGAAATGGCTCAAGGCTGGGGTGATGGAGGAAGGGAAGTGGTCGGACACGGAGACGGGTACTCCGCAGGGGTCGGTGATCTCACCGCTCCTTGCCAATATCTATCTCCACTATGTGTTCGATCTCTGGGCGGACGTCTGGCGCAAGAAGTGTGCGAGGCGAGGTGATCGTCCTCCGCTATGCGGATGA
- a CDS encoding HNH endonuclease: protein MKNPTKNQLPRRTILWLQADKMCHWCNRATLLCDKAAPDQATVDHIIPRARGGPNTIENCVSACRQCNNDRNRRDILSPGHKGPAPKASTAEDLVAALGEASRQRDAAVQQLNAQRAWKQRHLADLRMLLSQRSAVSR from the coding sequence ATGAAAAACCCAACCAAAAATCAACTTCCCCGACGAACGATTCTGTGGCTCCAGGCAGACAAAATGTGTCACTGGTGCAACCGCGCCACACTTCTCTGTGACAAGGCCGCCCCCGACCAGGCCACCGTCGACCACATCATCCCGCGCGCTCGCGGTGGCCCCAACACCATCGAAAACTGCGTCAGCGCTTGCCGGCAGTGCAACAATGATCGCAATCGCAGAGACATCCTTTCGCCTGGGCATAAGGGACCAGCGCCAAAGGCCAGCACCGCCGAAGACCTTGTTGCGGCGCTGGGCGAGGCTTCCAGACAGCGCGACGCCGCAGTCCAGCAGCTAAATGCGCAACGAGCCTGGAAGCAGCGGCACCTAGCAGACCTCCGGATGCTCCTCAGCCAGAGATCGGCGGTCAGCCGCTGA